The Bacillus thermozeamaize genome window below encodes:
- a CDS encoding DEAD/DEAH box helicase: MYNRFTVRKTLVVAPKKVAEATWTDEAARWEHLQLLRVQTVLGTERQRLRALATPADIYVINRDNVQWLVDHYRQAWPFDMVVLDELSSFKNPQSIRFKAMKRVRPKIQRVLGLTGTPAPNGLLDLWAQVYLLDQGQRLYSRFEQFRTRFFDRIPMGDFSKYESKIGAEEAIKAAIEDICISMKAEDYLELPELVQNRIPVELDAKARQAYRQFERQQVLELDGETITAAQAAAVTNKLLQFCAGAVYDENRNVHEIHDAKIEAFLELVESMQGKPLLVFYGYQHDRDRILRAMRQKMRGLEVRELKGPQDYADWNARKIHVALAHPASTAYGLNLQRGGNHICWFTLPWSLELYEQAQKRLHRQGQEEKVIEHFLMVRDSMDEEVAKRLESKARTQQALIDALKVRMERVRTA, from the coding sequence ATGTACAACCGTTTCACAGTGCGGAAGACGCTGGTGGTGGCACCGAAAAAGGTTGCTGAAGCTACGTGGACAGACGAGGCGGCGAGATGGGAGCACCTTCAACTGCTTCGCGTTCAAACAGTCTTGGGAACGGAAAGGCAGCGTTTAAGAGCTTTGGCGACACCAGCAGATATTTACGTCATCAACCGGGACAACGTCCAGTGGCTCGTTGACCATTACCGGCAGGCTTGGCCGTTCGACATGGTGGTTCTGGACGAGCTGTCCAGTTTCAAGAATCCGCAATCGATCCGGTTCAAGGCGATGAAGCGCGTCCGACCGAAGATCCAGCGGGTGCTGGGGCTGACTGGGACGCCGGCGCCGAATGGGCTGTTGGATCTTTGGGCGCAAGTTTACCTGTTGGATCAGGGACAGCGGCTTTATTCGCGGTTTGAACAGTTTCGGACTCGCTTCTTCGACCGCATCCCGATGGGCGATTTCAGCAAATACGAGTCTAAGATCGGCGCTGAGGAGGCAATCAAGGCCGCAATCGAGGACATTTGCATCAGCATGAAGGCGGAGGACTATCTGGAGCTGCCGGAGCTGGTTCAGAACAGGATTCCGGTTGAGCTGGACGCGAAGGCCCGGCAGGCGTACCGGCAGTTCGAGCGGCAGCAGGTGCTGGAGCTGGATGGCGAGACGATTACCGCCGCCCAGGCGGCCGCGGTGACAAACAAGTTGCTGCAGTTTTGCGCCGGTGCCGTGTATGACGAGAACCGGAACGTGCATGAGATCCACGACGCGAAGATCGAGGCGTTTCTGGAGCTGGTTGAAAGCATGCAGGGCAAGCCGCTTCTGGTGTTTTACGGCTACCAGCACGACCGGGACCGGATCTTGCGGGCGATGAGGCAGAAAATGCGGGGGCTGGAAGTTCGAGAGCTGAAGGGCCCGCAGGACTATGCGGATTGGAACGCCCGGAAAATCCACGTTGCCCTGGCGCACCCAGCGTCGACGGCTTACGGGCTCAACCTTCAGCGAGGCGGAAACCATATCTGCTGGTTCACGTTGCCCTGGTCGCTGGAGCTGTACGAGCAGGCACAGAAGCGGCTGCATCGGCAAGGGCAGGAGGAGAAGGTCATCGAGCATTTTCTCATGGTGCGGGACAGCATGGACGAAGAGGTGGCGAAGCGTCTGGAGAGCAAGGCGCGGACGCAGCAGGCGTTGATCGATGCACTGAAAGTGCGCATGGAAAGGGTGAGGACAGCTTGA
- a CDS encoding transcriptional regulator, protein MIQIKLRRGTFQHVESELYAYHDTRKEIVRLKNEILHASAPPDENAGGSRGNMPGDPTGRTAVLMVTHRRIEQLERIVEAIESVVERLPEKKKQLVQLRYWDKPRTLTWDGIALRLDVSRATAIRWRDEIVYAIAEKLGWR, encoded by the coding sequence ATGATCCAAATCAAATTGCGCCGTGGCACATTCCAGCATGTCGAATCCGAGTTGTACGCCTATCACGACACCAGGAAGGAAATTGTCCGTCTGAAAAACGAGATCCTGCACGCATCCGCGCCGCCTGATGAGAATGCCGGCGGCAGCCGCGGGAACATGCCGGGCGATCCGACCGGGCGGACTGCGGTGCTGATGGTGACGCATCGCCGGATCGAGCAGTTGGAGAGGATCGTCGAGGCGATTGAGAGCGTCGTCGAACGGCTGCCGGAAAAGAAAAAGCAGCTGGTGCAGCTGCGGTACTGGGACAAGCCGAGGACATTGACGTGGGATGGGATTGCGTTGCGGCTGGATGTGAGTCGTGCGACTGCGATACGCTGGCGTGACGAGATTGTTTATGCCATCGCCGAAAAACTTGGATGGCGATGA
- a CDS encoding HNH endonuclease — protein MPKVEVTCLWCGKKIYRYPSQVKERNFCSKQCKDTHVTKRLNPEGYKRNFNAWHLPELNRKLNPTRMTPEVRQKLREARLGTGEGKSYEKTYGRHTHRIVAEQMLGRPLKPGEVVHHINGNKRDNRPENLRVFASQKEHAAWHAAEYRFFFGKRG, from the coding sequence TTGCCCAAAGTTGAAGTCACTTGTCTATGGTGTGGGAAAAAGATTTACAGGTATCCCAGCCAGGTTAAGGAGCGGAATTTTTGCAGCAAGCAATGCAAAGATACTCACGTCACAAAGCGACTTAATCCGGAAGGCTACAAGCGCAATTTCAACGCATGGCATCTGCCCGAGCTGAATCGGAAATTGAACCCAACACGCATGACGCCTGAAGTCAGGCAGAAATTACGCGAAGCCAGACTGGGCACCGGTGAAGGGAAGTCATACGAGAAAACATATGGCCGACACACACATCGAATTGTCGCCGAGCAGATGCTGGGAAGACCGTTGAAGCCTGGCGAAGTGGTGCACCACATTAACGGTAACAAGCGGGACAATCGACCTGAAAATTTGCGAGTGTTCGCATCTCAGAAGGAACATGCCGCATGGCATGCTGCCGAGTACAGATTTTTCTTTGGTAAGAGGGGGTGA
- a CDS encoding nuclease: MRERSVEIYLREQVRQAGGIAYKWVSPGNNGVPDRIVIMPGGRVVFVELKATGRKPTQLQQYQHERLRALGCDVRVIDSREGVDTLIRELTGG; this comes from the coding sequence GTGAGGGAACGGAGCGTCGAAATCTACCTCCGGGAGCAGGTACGCCAGGCTGGCGGGATCGCCTATAAGTGGGTGAGCCCGGGCAACAACGGCGTACCGGACCGGATTGTAATCATGCCCGGCGGGCGGGTGGTGTTCGTCGAGCTGAAAGCGACCGGTCGGAAGCCGACGCAACTGCAACAATATCAACACGAGCGCTTGCGCGCGCTGGGCTGTGACGTGCGGGTGATCGACAGTCGCGAAGGCGTAGACACGCTGATCCGGGAGCTGACGGGAGGTTGA
- a CDS encoding terminase, with product MQIRLTDLIAPSFYEVHHAVKSGAATHFLLSGGRGSTKSSFAAIEIILGMMRDPQANAVALRKVKDTIRESVFEQLLWAIEKLGVRHLWHASVSPMRLTYISTGQTIIFRGADNPRKVKSGKLRNGYVKFIWYEEADEFSLEDIRTINQTFMRGGDSFRVFYTFNPPKSRKSWVHEHKNNPPPGWFVHHSTYLDVPREWLGEQFFIEAETLKARNELAYRHEYLGEDVGTGGEVFRNLTIRRISDEEIAAFDRIRRGLDFGFAAHPTHYAVMHYDATRRRLFIFFEIHKVGMSNRALAEAIKAENKSNSRVTADSAEPRTIAELRNLGVNVVGAKKGPDSVDHGIKFLQDLDEIVIDPERCPNTAREFQSYELEPDGNGGWKDGFPDKDNHSIDAVRYALEDDMKHVKVRVGNKAKIGVR from the coding sequence ATGCAAATTCGGCTAACCGATCTCATCGCACCTTCGTTCTACGAGGTTCATCACGCAGTCAAATCTGGCGCCGCCACACATTTTCTGCTCAGTGGTGGCCGGGGCAGCACGAAATCGTCGTTTGCGGCGATCGAGATTATCCTTGGCATGATGCGCGATCCCCAGGCGAACGCGGTCGCGCTGCGGAAAGTCAAGGACACGATCCGTGAAAGCGTGTTTGAACAGCTTCTCTGGGCGATCGAGAAACTTGGCGTCAGGCACCTGTGGCACGCGAGCGTATCGCCAATGCGGTTGACATACATTTCGACAGGACAAACGATCATCTTCCGCGGGGCGGACAACCCGCGAAAGGTCAAGTCCGGGAAGCTGCGCAATGGTTACGTGAAGTTCATCTGGTACGAAGAGGCTGACGAGTTCTCGTTAGAAGACATTCGGACAATCAACCAGACATTCATGCGCGGCGGCGACAGCTTCCGCGTTTTTTATACCTTCAACCCGCCGAAAAGCCGTAAGTCATGGGTGCATGAGCACAAAAACAACCCGCCGCCTGGCTGGTTTGTGCATCATAGCACCTACTTGGACGTGCCGCGGGAATGGCTTGGGGAGCAGTTTTTCATTGAGGCCGAGACGCTCAAGGCGCGAAACGAGTTGGCCTACCGGCACGAGTACCTGGGCGAGGACGTCGGTACCGGGGGAGAGGTGTTCCGGAACCTAACCATCCGTCGGATCAGTGACGAAGAGATTGCCGCGTTTGACCGTATCCGGCGCGGGCTGGACTTCGGCTTCGCGGCCCACCCGACGCATTACGCGGTCATGCACTACGACGCCACGCGGCGCCGGCTGTTCATCTTCTTCGAGATCCACAAGGTCGGTATGAGCAATCGCGCGCTTGCCGAGGCGATCAAGGCCGAGAACAAGTCCAACTCCCGGGTGACGGCTGACAGTGCCGAACCGCGGACTATCGCGGAACTGCGCAACCTCGGCGTCAACGTCGTCGGGGCGAAGAAGGGGCCGGACAGCGTGGACCACGGCATCAAGTTCCTTCAGGACCTGGACGAGATCGTCATCGACCCGGAGCGCTGCCCGAACACCGCCCGGGAGTTCCAAAGCTATGAGCTGGAGCCGGACGGCAACGGTGGGTGGAAGGACGGTTTTCCGGACAAGGACAATCACAGCATCGACGCCGTGCGGTACGCGCTGGAGGATGATATGAAGCACGTGAAAGTGCGGGTTGGCAATAAGGCGAAGATTGGGGTGAGATGA
- a CDS encoding terminase, translated as MSLTPKQQRFADEYLIDLNATQAAIRAGYSPRTANEQAARLLAKVSVRSYIDQRMAELSRRTGVTQERIIRELARIAFLDPTRVINMGTAELADDASEDDRAAIAAVKVKRFPTEAGEGVEREIKLHDKIRALELLGKRFGMFIDRQQVEVQGAVQIVDDVPNEKPRKTEQ; from the coding sequence ATGAGCCTGACGCCGAAACAGCAGCGCTTCGCAGACGAATACCTGATCGACCTGAACGCTACGCAGGCGGCGATTCGGGCGGGGTATAGTCCGAGGACGGCAAACGAGCAGGCAGCTCGATTGTTAGCGAAAGTTAGCGTCCGTTCGTACATCGACCAGCGGATGGCTGAGCTCAGCCGACGGACTGGCGTCACCCAGGAGCGCATCATCCGCGAGCTGGCGAGGATCGCTTTTTTGGATCCGACGAGAGTGATTAATATGGGAACAGCCGAGCTGGCCGACGACGCCTCCGAGGACGACCGCGCGGCGATTGCTGCCGTGAAGGTGAAGAGGTTTCCGACGGAAGCCGGGGAAGGCGTTGAGCGCGAAATCAAGCTGCATGACAAGATTCGCGCTCTTGAGCTTCTCGGCAAGCGTTTCGGCATGTTCATCGACCGTCAGCAGGTCGAGGTCCAGGGCGCTGTGCAGATCGTGGATGATGTTCCGAATGAAAAACCGAGAAAAACGGAGCAATAA
- a CDS encoding virulence-associated protein E, which produces MSLVYNRELTISVGGHRKSTSWQAQKIYWSELIERLRVAVRGTETLAEYLKLPKSRQDDLKDVGGFVGGELSGPRRKNNAIVGRDLITLDLDNIPPFMTDDVLRRIDSLGCAYVVYSTRKHSPDRPRLRILVPTDRTMTPDEYEPIARKLAEMIGISMCDPTTFELVRLMYWPSCCSDGEYVYCYGDKPFLSADGMLALYADWRDWTSWPQIPGDDKKHVRLAAKQGDPLTKPGVVGAFCRLYDIHAAIEKFLPGVYEPADDAAPPGRYTYTAGSTTGGAVVYDDGKFLYSHHATDPCSGRLVNAFDLVRLHKFGDLDDDALPDTPTNRLPSYTAMVAFALKDAGVAAIMQQERYERAVEVFQGAEVQPVGDPEQDDWIKLLELTPTGMAAKTIDNIVIILEHDPLLKGKIAYDEFAVRGMVLGPLPWDPRPERRQWTDTDDAGLRYYLERAYQITGKEKILDAVAIVAHRHRYNEVQEYLTSLTWDGVPRLDTLLIDYLGADDNVYTRAVARKAIVAAVARAMQPGCKYDYMPILAGPQGIGKSTFLRVLGRKWYSDSLTTFEGKEASELIQGIWIIEVAELQGFNKSETNAIKQFLSRTEDIYREPYGRRTTAFPRRCVFWGTTNDSEFLRDATGNRRFWPVDVGLNPPKKSVFEDLEREVDQIYAEAYVYWQRGESLYLTGEAAEIAVRQQEEHLIGSAKEGLIREFVERPVPVGWEKRDIPSRRLYWSAEFGRGESETVPRDRICAAEVWVECFGGDLKNLKRTDVLEINSILARMPGWSSKPVPIRCGPYGVQKGFYREVL; this is translated from the coding sequence ATGTCTCTCGTCTATAACCGAGAGCTCACCATCTCCGTCGGCGGCCACCGAAAGTCGACGAGCTGGCAAGCACAAAAAATCTACTGGTCCGAGCTCATCGAACGCCTGCGCGTGGCCGTGCGGGGAACGGAGACGCTCGCCGAATACCTGAAACTGCCGAAGTCCCGCCAGGACGATCTCAAAGACGTTGGCGGCTTCGTCGGTGGTGAACTCTCCGGTCCCCGCCGAAAAAACAATGCCATCGTCGGCCGGGATCTCATCACGCTCGACCTGGACAACATCCCGCCGTTCATGACCGATGATGTGCTGCGCCGGATCGACAGCCTTGGCTGCGCCTACGTCGTCTACAGCACCCGCAAGCACTCCCCGGACCGGCCCCGGCTGCGTATCCTCGTCCCGACGGACCGCACCATGACGCCGGACGAGTATGAGCCGATCGCCCGCAAACTCGCGGAAATGATCGGCATCAGCATGTGCGATCCGACGACATTTGAGCTGGTCAGACTCATGTACTGGCCAAGCTGCTGCTCAGACGGCGAGTACGTCTACTGCTACGGAGACAAACCGTTTCTGTCCGCTGACGGCATGCTGGCGCTCTATGCGGACTGGCGCGACTGGACGAGCTGGCCGCAGATCCCAGGCGATGATAAAAAGCACGTCCGCTTGGCCGCGAAGCAAGGCGATCCGCTCACAAAGCCGGGCGTCGTCGGGGCGTTCTGCCGCCTGTACGACATCCACGCCGCGATCGAAAAGTTTCTGCCAGGCGTCTACGAGCCAGCGGACGACGCCGCCCCGCCCGGCCGCTACACGTACACGGCCGGCAGCACGACCGGCGGCGCCGTGGTGTATGACGACGGGAAATTCCTCTATTCCCACCACGCCACAGACCCGTGCAGTGGACGCCTCGTCAATGCCTTTGATCTAGTGCGCCTGCACAAGTTCGGCGACCTGGACGACGATGCGCTGCCGGACACGCCGACGAATCGCTTGCCGTCATACACCGCCATGGTGGCTTTTGCGCTGAAAGACGCCGGCGTGGCAGCGATCATGCAGCAGGAGCGGTACGAGCGCGCTGTCGAGGTGTTCCAGGGCGCCGAAGTGCAGCCAGTCGGCGACCCTGAGCAGGACGACTGGATCAAGCTGCTCGAGCTCACACCGACCGGCATGGCGGCGAAAACCATCGACAACATCGTGATCATCCTGGAACACGACCCGCTGCTCAAGGGCAAAATCGCCTACGACGAATTCGCCGTCCGCGGGATGGTGCTCGGACCCCTTCCCTGGGACCCGCGTCCGGAACGCCGGCAGTGGACCGACACTGACGACGCCGGCCTGCGCTATTACCTCGAACGCGCCTATCAGATCACCGGCAAAGAGAAAATCCTCGACGCCGTTGCGATCGTCGCCCACCGGCACAGGTACAACGAGGTGCAAGAGTATCTCACATCGCTTACCTGGGACGGCGTGCCGCGGCTCGATACGCTGCTCATCGATTACCTCGGCGCCGACGATAACGTCTACACCCGGGCGGTCGCCCGCAAAGCCATCGTCGCTGCCGTCGCCAGGGCGATGCAGCCAGGCTGCAAGTACGACTACATGCCGATCCTGGCCGGACCGCAGGGCATCGGAAAGTCGACGTTCCTCCGGGTCCTCGGGCGCAAATGGTACAGCGACAGCCTGACCACGTTCGAGGGCAAGGAGGCCAGCGAGCTCATCCAGGGCATCTGGATCATCGAGGTGGCTGAGCTGCAGGGCTTCAATAAATCCGAAACCAACGCCATCAAGCAGTTTCTCAGTCGCACAGAGGACATTTACCGGGAGCCTTACGGCCGGCGGACAACGGCCTTCCCTAGACGCTGCGTGTTCTGGGGCACGACGAACGACAGCGAGTTCCTCCGGGACGCGACCGGCAACAGGCGTTTTTGGCCGGTCGATGTTGGGCTGAATCCGCCGAAGAAATCAGTTTTCGAGGATCTGGAACGCGAGGTCGACCAGATCTATGCGGAAGCCTATGTCTACTGGCAGCGTGGTGAATCGCTGTACCTGACAGGCGAAGCGGCCGAGATCGCCGTGCGCCAACAAGAGGAGCACCTGATTGGTAGCGCAAAGGAAGGCCTGATCCGCGAATTCGTGGAACGGCCGGTACCAGTGGGATGGGAAAAACGCGATATTCCATCGAGGCGCCTGTATTGGTCGGCCGAGTTCGGCCGGGGTGAAAGCGAGACGGTGCCTCGGGATCGGATCTGTGCGGCCGAGGTGTGGGTCGAGTGCTTCGGCGGAGATCTGAAGAACCTGAAACGGACGGATGTACTGGAGATCAACAGCATTTTGGCAAGGATGCCCGGGTGGAGCAGCAAACCGGTGCCCATCCGGTGCGGACCTTATGGGGTGCAAAAAGGGTTTTACCGGGAGGTGTTATAG
- a CDS encoding XRE family transcriptional regulator: protein MSRLSVDIETYSSVDLSKSGLYKYVQAPDFQVLLFAYSLDGQLVQVVDLAQGEQIPPHIVQALFDPSVEKRAWNAAFEWYALGRHFGLPRDQLLAWLWQWKCSMVHSYYCGYPGSLAAAGEALGLPQDKKKMSVGGALIRTFCVPQTPTKSNGYRTRTLPHHEPEKWQLFKEYNANDVYAEMAIAEKLDAFPVPGQEWVLWLIDMWINERGVQCDRQLVESAIQMLDTETAALISEAVQLTGIENPKSVQQLTQWLEEETGEEVADLRKGTVAKMINRLEPGKARRVLEIRQELSKSSTKKYAAMRETVCDDGRIRGLFQFYGANRTGRWAGRLVQVQNLPRNSLPAIELARGYAVRGDAQALKLLYGSLSDTLSQLIRTALIARPGAKLHVADFSSIEARVLSWIAGEQWRLEVFRTHGKIYEATASQMFGIPLDTITKELRQKGKIAELALGYQGGVGALIAMGALDMGLSEDELPDIVERWRNANRAIVQFWRSIGTAALHVVQTGEAVGLRGLVIAREMDWKTGQDFMTIRLPSGRKLFYPRPHIVENDLGRPAVHYYGTEGGKWTVLSTYGGKLTENVVQAISRDCLANAMMKLHMAGFEIVMHVHDEIVAEVEGDRLEEMLAIMREPIPWAPGLPMDAAGFISDFYMKD, encoded by the coding sequence ATGAGCCGGTTGAGCGTGGACATCGAAACATACAGCTCTGTCGACCTGTCGAAATCGGGCCTGTACAAATACGTGCAGGCCCCCGATTTCCAGGTGCTCCTGTTCGCTTATAGCCTTGATGGTCAACTGGTGCAAGTGGTGGATCTGGCGCAGGGGGAGCAAATTCCGCCGCACATTGTTCAGGCGCTGTTTGACCCGAGCGTGGAAAAGCGGGCATGGAATGCGGCATTTGAATGGTACGCGCTCGGTCGGCATTTCGGCCTCCCGCGGGATCAGCTCCTGGCGTGGCTGTGGCAGTGGAAGTGCAGCATGGTGCACTCCTACTATTGCGGTTATCCGGGCAGCCTGGCGGCGGCTGGGGAGGCGCTCGGCCTGCCGCAAGACAAGAAAAAGATGTCCGTCGGCGGCGCGCTGATCCGGACGTTCTGCGTCCCGCAGACGCCGACCAAATCCAATGGCTATCGCACGCGCACATTGCCGCACCACGAGCCGGAGAAGTGGCAGCTGTTCAAAGAGTACAACGCAAACGACGTGTACGCCGAAATGGCGATCGCCGAAAAGCTCGACGCCTTCCCGGTACCGGGGCAAGAATGGGTGCTCTGGCTAATTGACATGTGGATCAACGAGCGCGGCGTGCAATGTGACCGCCAGCTCGTTGAATCAGCGATACAAATGCTCGACACGGAAACGGCTGCACTGATCTCTGAAGCAGTACAGCTAACCGGCATCGAAAATCCAAAATCTGTTCAGCAACTTACCCAATGGCTCGAAGAAGAAACGGGCGAGGAAGTGGCCGACCTGCGGAAAGGGACCGTCGCCAAAATGATCAACCGCCTGGAGCCGGGAAAGGCTCGGCGCGTGTTGGAGATTCGGCAAGAGTTGTCAAAGAGCAGCACCAAAAAGTACGCCGCCATGCGTGAAACGGTATGTGACGACGGCCGAATCCGCGGACTGTTCCAGTTCTACGGCGCAAACCGTACCGGCAGATGGGCCGGCCGGCTGGTACAAGTTCAAAATCTGCCGCGGAACAGCCTGCCGGCGATTGAGCTGGCGCGCGGATATGCCGTCCGTGGAGACGCACAGGCGCTGAAATTGCTCTACGGCAGCCTGTCCGACACGCTCTCACAGCTCATCCGCACGGCGCTGATCGCGCGCCCCGGAGCAAAGCTTCATGTCGCAGACTTTTCGTCGATCGAGGCCCGCGTGCTGTCCTGGATCGCCGGCGAACAATGGCGTCTGGAAGTATTCCGGACGCACGGCAAAATCTACGAAGCAACAGCCAGTCAGATGTTCGGCATCCCGCTCGATACCATCACCAAAGAGCTCCGCCAAAAAGGCAAGATCGCGGAACTCGCGCTCGGCTACCAGGGCGGCGTCGGGGCGCTCATTGCAATGGGCGCGCTGGACATGGGGCTGTCCGAGGACGAGCTGCCAGACATCGTTGAACGTTGGCGCAATGCCAACCGCGCCATCGTGCAGTTTTGGCGGTCGATCGGGACGGCGGCGCTTCATGTCGTACAAACCGGCGAGGCGGTGGGGCTCCGAGGACTGGTGATCGCCCGGGAAATGGACTGGAAGACGGGGCAGGACTTCATGACGATTAGACTGCCCAGCGGGCGGAAACTCTTCTATCCGCGCCCGCACATCGTTGAAAACGACCTCGGCCGGCCGGCAGTGCACTACTATGGCACCGAGGGCGGGAAGTGGACAGTCCTGAGCACTTACGGTGGGAAGTTGACGGAGAACGTCGTGCAAGCGATCAGCCGGGATTGCCTCGCCAACGCCATGATGAAGCTGCACATGGCTGGCTTCGAGATCGTCATGCACGTGCACGACGAGATCGTGGCCGAGGTGGAAGGCGATCGACTGGAAGAGATGCTGGCCATCATGCGGGAGCCGATTCCCTGGGCGCCGGGGCTGCCGATGGATGCGGCTGGATTTATCAGCGATTTCTACATGAAGGATTGA